CAGCACAACCGTTCACGCACGGCCACCCGTCCGCTCCGTCAGGGCGTGACCACGACCGCGGCGCAGGCGTATGGCCACGATGACCATGAGAGCTGTGCCCACGACGATGCTGGCGTCGTGGAGCCACCGAAGGAAGGACAGCCAGGCGAGGTCTATCTGCCAGGTGGCGAGCCCGGCGCCTACCAATGTGGCCGACGGGACCAGAGCCAGAGCGATCATGACGCCCGTCGTGAGCACCGATCTGCTTGCGGCGATGAGTATTGCACCAGCCAGTCCTGCAGCGATGGTCACAACCGTGCTGCTCCAACTGAAGGTGGTCCAATATTCGACGAGCACGCCAGAGGAAAGATAGCCGGTCGTGTCCCCGAGGGGCCTGGTGCCGAGACTGCGCAGTAGCAGCGTGCCCGCCGCAGCCCCGAGGACGAGGACACCGTAGCCCTTCACCGTATCGAGCAACCCCCATTTCCAAGCCCTGTTCCCACCGACGGCGCCGAGACTGACTCTCACAAGCGGCTCGAACCCCGGAGCGATTAACATGGCCCCAATGACCAGATGCACTGCGTTGGTACCAATCCCGGCGGCGGCCACGAAACCGGCGATGGCCATCACGACCAACTTGAAGAGGTCCATGTTGCTCTCCCGCCCGATCACGAAGTCCATTTCCTCGAAGGAAGAAGACGACGAAACATCTCTGGCGATCGCGGTCGCTGAAGACGCCGAGATCATCCCCACCGGCTCACCGATCGAGACGGAGACGTCCTGCTCGGTGCCGGACCCGTGCCCTTCCAAGACGTGCATCAGCTGTGGCAGTGCCCGGTCGGTGAGCTCGAGGTTGACGACGTCACCCGGGGGCTGGAGGGAGATGCCCCTCTGCACCGAAAGTGTGATGAGTCCTGGCAACCGACGGATCTCCTCGAGCAAGGAGTCGGTCCGATGTGAGGGCAGGGACACGGTGACTGTGCGGGGCATGCTCGGGCTCCTTCGTCGGGTCATCGAGGCGTGCCCATGGAGGCGGCCCGCCCTAACGGGTCCGGACGGCAATCGGACTGGCCCGTTGTCGATCATCCAATCACGTCGCCCAGTCGGACGTCGTGACGCCACAAGCCGACACCGAAGATCCAGTGTGGAGGAACAGGGAGTGGCCGAGCCAAAAACCTCCCTACACCGAGGAGCCCGCATCGTTTCCCAAGCGCTCAGAGCGCAGCTTTTCCCTCAACAAGGGAGGTCTTTGCTGTTTGGTGCCGAGGTCGACGCCGAGATGGAGCGCGGCCGGGAGCTCCAGGCAGGCATCAAGGCCGAGGAAACCATCCAGTTGCCCCCGCGCGGCACGAAGAAGAGCAAAAAAGTCCAAAAGCAGGAGGAGGAAGAAATCCGGCGCGGGCGTGAACTCCGAGAGCAGCAGCAAAGCCGGGACCCCGAACCGGGCCAGGACTCGGGGCAGAGGCGGGACAAGGACTAGCCCCCGCAAGAAACCCGGGACGCTGAGTGCCGAATGTCCGCCGCATCGGGGCAGGTGATGCCCGGTTATGGCGGCCAGTTCACTTGCCACACGCCCGGTTCCACAAGGTGGCCCCGCAAGGCCACTCACCGAAATCAGAAACACCGGATGCGATCAAGCAAGGAGAAACCAGCCATCTTCAGCAGGGAAACCGTTGCAGCGTCTCTCCCGCGCTAACCGAGGCCGACCATCATCGGGTAGTGCATCCTGCCGGTACAGTAAACGGGGCCTTTCAGCGGTTGCAGCAACCCGCAGCACACGCCCTGCAGCAGTCCCGGAAGGGACCATCCCCAGATTCCCCGAGGAGGGCTTCGATCATGACCATGGTGGATAACGCCGTTTACGTTCCAAAAAACTAGAGGCGCGCTACGCTGCTGCAGATGGTTGCCCTGTTGAACACATCCTTTCTGCTGCATCCGATGTCGTCTAGAAACGGAGCGCTGGCCTGAAATCCAGACATTTTTCGGCACGGTCCCTGTGGTCGCTAGCCCTTAACCTCGGTGGGGCAAACGCGTGTTTGCTGATCACGCGGCCGGAACTGGTGGCGACTTCATTCCGTCCCTGGCTGGGGTCAATTCAGGTTATCCACGGCTGGAGTAGAGAGCCGTTGGGGTAGCTCCCTGGCAGCAGTAGCGGTGGATAACCTACGAAAATTGTTCCCGGCTGTGGGCCGGCCGGCCGGACTTCTCGTTCGAACCTAGATCAGTTCCGGTTGTTCCGAGGACCAAGGCAAGGCGCCGTGTGTCAGCTTGGAGTTGCCGCTGTGAAAGGCTGCAGTTATGGACAACTCACCTCGGGAACACGACCTCGTTCTCTACGGAGCGACGGGTTTCGTTGGCCGACTGATCGCCGGCTACGTCGCGGAGCATGCACCGGCCGGTATGCGAGTCGGACTCGCCGGCCGGTCCAGGTCCAGACTCGGGGCGGTTCGATCGCAGTTGCCGGTCGCGGCGCACCGATGGGCCCTCATCGAAGCCGACTCGGAGGACGCGGACTCGATCGCCGCCCTGGCCGCGGGCACACGCGTGCTCTTCACAACCGTCGGCCCGTACGCGAAACACGGACTACCTGTCGTCGACGCATGCGCACGGGCCGGTACCCACTACGCCGACCTCGCCGGTGAGGTGTCCTTCGTCCGGGAGGCAATCGATCGCTACGACGCTCTGGCCAGGACGAGCGGGGCCAGGATCGTGCACTCCTGCGGCTACGACTCCGTTCCGTCCGACCTCGCCGTACTGCTGCTTCATCAGGCGGCAGAAGCCGATGGCGCTGGTGGTTTGGTCGAGGTCCAACTCATTGCTACGGCCAAGGGTGGCATCAGCGGAGGCACGCTCGAATCGATGCGCGGGCAGCTCGACGCGATGCGATCGAGCACCGCCCTGAGGTCATTAGCCGCGGACCCCTACGCGCTGAGCCCCGACCGCACAAGGGAGCCGACGACACAACAGCCTCCTGACACCGGTCCTGTGCGGCGTTCCGACGACGGCACCTGGACCGCGCCTTTCATCATGGCCGCGATCAACACCCGGATAGTGCGCCGCAGCAACGCATTGCAGGGCTGGGCCTACGGCCGCTCCCTTCAGTACGGCGAGGTGATGGGGGTGGCCCCCGGACCGGCAGGAGCGGTCATCGCCAGGGCAATGGCACTCGGGCTCCGGGCATTCACGGGCGCGATGGCGTTCCCGCCGACCCGGAGGGTGCTCGACCGCTGTCTTCCGGCACCAGGTGCGGGCCCGAGCACCAACACGCAGCGCGCGGGCTGGTTCCACTCCCAAGTAACCGTCCGCACCGAGAAGGGCCACCGATACCAGGCGATTGCTGCTGGCCCCGGGGATCCCGGCTATGCCGCCACCGCCGTGATGGCAGGCGAGACTGCACTCGCTCTTGCCCTCGACGGTGACAGGCTGCCGACCGCGAAAGGATCGCTGACACCGGCCACTGCACTCGGCAACGTGCTCATGCAGCGACTCCGTGCGGCCGGCCACACTTACGACGTAACCAAACTCGTCTGAACCAGGTCCTGCAGGTCAGCTGATAACCGGGCAATCATTGACTGGACCAGTCCGACCAGCGGTCCAATGGGATTTCCCCGAGGGAGTATGCCAGGTCATCTAGTGATCGCGACCAGCGATGCGTTCCAAATCCGGCTTCTAAAGGGGCGGGTTCACGGTCCAGGGTGTGTTCGCCGGGTCGCGGATCCTGTCGATACTGGAGTCCGCAGCCAGTGGTGCGAACCAGCCGTTCCAATCGGTGGTTTCCGGGCCGGCAGTGGAAAATAGCTCGAAGGTCTCGCCACGGCTTATCTCTTAAAAGTGGCTCCAGCCTTCACGCCGGAGTCCAGGCCAGCACTCTGCTCCAGTCGGGGAAGCCCAATACGCAGCCCTCTCCCCTGCCCATTTTCAAACGCCCATAACGGATCTTTTGTTAACCTGCCCAGGACTGAACAAGCCCCTGCTTCCTGCCGCACGGGAGCTCTATTGCTGTACATCGCCGTCGAGGCGGCGGAGGGTTTCAAGTCGTTGCTTCGTCAGTTCAATGTCGGTGGAATTGACCATATCGGCCGTGCCGGGTCGGCTCGGGGAGCGCCGCAGCTGACCGCTGTTGAGCATTGCCAGTACTTGGTTGACGTCGATGTTCAGCGCCCTGGCTGCCTGTTCGATGGTGAGGTATTGGTGGTAGCGGCGAGTCACATCGCACTCCCGGTGGGGTTGTAGCTTGAATGGGGGGATTGAAGCGGGTCGGCGCGGGGATGTGGTGGCAGGGCCTGGGCAATCAATGAAGTTTCAGCCGCCGCCCGGCGCCGAGTTGGGGGCTAACGTGGGGGAGTCTGCGTCCAGATCTTCCATTCGGCACTCCCGCCATTTCCCAGTACCTCAACCAAAGGCCTTCAATGCTGGTGATGTTGAGTTCTATCAAGCCCGATGCGGTCTGCCGTGCACTCACACTGCTACCTGATCATCCTGGCGGGCAGCGCCTGCCTATTGATCAGTATACTTACTAATTAGAGGGTACGGGTTTGCGGTGCGTCAGCCAACAGGGAGTGCAGAATTTTTGGCCGGGGAGCGCCTCTGCCCTGTTTGCCGACAAGTTCGGTTAGGGGGTGCGGGGAGATGACGTGAAGTGCTTCACTCAAGCTTGGCGTGGCGCAGGTACTGATAGACGGTCTCCCTGCTGATGCCGTAGTCACGGGCAAGGGCGGCTTTCGGCACACCGTTGCCGGCGCGCTGAACCAGCTCGGCCGCCGGTTCCGGTGTGAGGGTCTTTTTCCGCCCTTGGTAGGCGCCGCGCTGCTTGGCCAAGGCGATGCCCTCTGGGCGACAACGCCAAGCGAGTCGGATCTCTGGAATCGGCACCGCTAGTGATCGATCTGTCCGGCGCCGGCGGGCCCAGTGCATCCAGCCACTAATCCCCACGGGGAAGTTTGGGTCACCGAACACGAGGTATCGCGCCCATAGCAGAAATGACGCCTCTGAAGCTGCTCAATCTTGCAGACAGCAGTGTTTCCCGGGCGCCGATGCGCACTGGAGCCAATCTCATAAAGGGGACGGGATGGCCCGCCGGCCGGCCGAATAGGACTGTCCCAATTCTGAATCTACCTGAGTTGTAAAAAGAAGGTTGTTCCCAGGGCTGGCCCGTGCCGTTAGGGTGATCACGGGCGGTGTCGATGAAGAATCGCCCGGTTGGGTGATCAGGTGCCGGTAACGGAGCTGATCCTAGCGATTCGATTCTCGGGAGGAAGCATGACCAGTCCAGAGCAGGATCCAAGCCAGCAGGAAGGCCCCGCGGACGGCGGCGCGGACGGCGTCCCCGGCATGCATGATGGAGGTGCCGACGGTGGGGCTGACAGCGGTGCCGACGGAGGAGCTGACAGCGGTGCCGACGGAGGAGCTGACAGCGGTGCCGACGGAGGAGCTGACAGCGGTGCCGACGGAGGAGCTGACAGCGGTGCCGACGGAGGAGCTGACAGCGGTGCCGACGGCGGAGCCGATGGGGGAGCCGCAGAACGGGGCATCTAAATTTTGAGCACCACCCGCACGGACTTTCAGGACCCCGGCGCACTGGAAAGCGGCGGGGTCCTGGAGACACGCCTGATTAACATTGGCCGTGAGAGGTTCGCCGGCGACGTCTGGGGGCGCACGGCGCTGCTCACGCGTGGCGCCGGTGACTTCTCCGATCTGTTCTCTGCCGAGGCTGTCGACGAACTGATCTCGCGCCGTGGACTGCGCACACCTTTTCTCCGCGTTGCCAAGGGCGGTTCTACATTTCCCGACTCGTCATTCACCTCTCCCGCCGGCGTCGGCGCCACCATCTCTGACCAGCTCGACGACACAGCGCTTTGGCGCAAATTCGCGGACGGTGCCACGCTGGTGCTGCAGGCTCTGCACCGCACATGGGAGCCGGTCTCGGACTTCAGCAGCAGGCTGAGCACAGAGCTGGGACATCCGGTGCAGGCCAATGCCTACATCACGCCGCCTCAGAACCGTGGATTCGACGATCACTATGACGTGCACGACGTCTTCGTCCTGCAGATCGAAGGGACCAAGCGCTGGATCATCCACGAGCCGGTTCACCGCGACCCCTTGCGTAATCAGCCCTGGACTGACCGCCGCTCCGCCGTGGCCGAGGCCGCGAAAGGCGATGCCCATATTGACACCGTGCTTGAGCCAGGGGAT
The window above is part of the Pseudarthrobacter sp. NS4 genome. Proteins encoded here:
- a CDS encoding DUF389 domain-containing protein, with translation MPRTVTVSLPSHRTDSLLEEIRRLPGLITLSVQRGISLQPPGDVVNLELTDRALPQLMHVLEGHGSGTEQDVSVSIGEPVGMISASSATAIARDVSSSSSFEEMDFVIGRESNMDLFKLVVMAIAGFVAAAGIGTNAVHLVIGAMLIAPGFEPLVRVSLGAVGGNRAWKWGLLDTVKGYGVLVLGAAAGTLLLRSLGTRPLGDTTGYLSSGVLVEYWTTFSWSSTVVTIAAGLAGAILIAASRSVLTTGVMIALALVPSATLVGAGLATWQIDLAWLSFLRWLHDASIVVGTALMVIVAIRLRRGRGHALTERTGGRA
- a CDS encoding saccharopine dehydrogenase family protein is translated as MDNSPREHDLVLYGATGFVGRLIAGYVAEHAPAGMRVGLAGRSRSRLGAVRSQLPVAAHRWALIEADSEDADSIAALAAGTRVLFTTVGPYAKHGLPVVDACARAGTHYADLAGEVSFVREAIDRYDALARTSGARIVHSCGYDSVPSDLAVLLLHQAAEADGAGGLVEVQLIATAKGGISGGTLESMRGQLDAMRSSTALRSLAADPYALSPDRTREPTTQQPPDTGPVRRSDDGTWTAPFIMAAINTRIVRRSNALQGWAYGRSLQYGEVMGVAPGPAGAVIARAMALGLRAFTGAMAFPPTRRVLDRCLPAPGAGPSTNTQRAGWFHSQVTVRTEKGHRYQAIAAGPGDPGYAATAVMAGETALALALDGDRLPTAKGSLTPATALGNVLMQRLRAAGHTYDVTKLV
- a CDS encoding helix-turn-helix domain-containing protein, which produces MTRRYHQYLTIEQAARALNIDVNQVLAMLNSGQLRRSPSRPGTADMVNSTDIELTKQRLETLRRLDGDVQQ
- a CDS encoding BatC protein; the encoded protein is MTSPEQDPSQQEGPADGGADGVPGMHDGGADGGADSGADGGADSGADGGADSGADGGADSGADGGADSGADGGADSGADGGADGGAAERGI
- a CDS encoding cupin domain-containing protein; this encodes MSTTRTDFQDPGALESGGVLETRLINIGRERFAGDVWGRTALLTRGAGDFSDLFSAEAVDELISRRGLRTPFLRVAKGGSTFPDSSFTSPAGVGATISDQLDDTALWRKFADGATLVLQALHRTWEPVSDFSSRLSTELGHPVQANAYITPPQNRGFDDHYDVHDVFVLQIEGTKRWIIHEPVHRDPLRNQPWTDRRSAVAEAAKGDAHIDTVLEPGDVLYLPRGWLHAAQAQGEVSIHLTLGIHSWTRYALAEQLAQAALAALCDDPEMRRTLPLGVDGPGAELDVVRERLAAAVGEAETSSLFHCIRRGQGRPAPLGPLAQLAAVDGLGPESVVRLRDALEARLEGLRLTTRVGWHDFPATDLPSVTRLLDGELHIAGDLGVELVERLLRAGVLVPVEQ